The Amycolatopsis sp. DG1A-15b genome window below encodes:
- a CDS encoding PLP-dependent cysteine synthase family protein, with amino-acid sequence MSRPHNRSWVREAVRIIEADANRSADTHLHVFPLPPEWGIDLYLKDESVHPTGSLKHRLARSLFLYGLVNGQIGPDTVLVEASSGSTAVSEAYFARMLGLRFITVVPRRTSKEKVALIEFYGGECHFVDQAPAMYPEAERLAAECGGHYLDQFTYAERATDWRGNNNIAESVFAQMRSERHPIPAWIVVGAGTGGTSATFGRYVRYKRHTTKVCVVDPENSSFYGAWETGALDYGTGMPSRIEGIGRPRCEPSFVPGVIDEMFQIPDAGSLAAIRLLRERTGHWAGGSTGTNLYGAFRLISRMVEDGQAGSVVTLLCDGGERYAHTYYNDEWLAQQGLDLAPHTALFEEFLATGKFVPES; translated from the coding sequence GTGAGCCGCCCGCACAACCGCAGCTGGGTCCGCGAGGCCGTCCGGATCATCGAGGCCGACGCCAACCGCAGCGCCGACACCCACCTGCACGTCTTCCCGCTGCCCCCGGAGTGGGGCATCGACCTGTACCTCAAGGACGAGTCGGTCCACCCGACCGGCTCGCTGAAGCACCGGCTGGCCCGGTCGCTGTTCCTCTACGGGCTCGTCAACGGCCAGATCGGGCCGGACACCGTGCTCGTCGAGGCCTCCAGCGGGTCGACCGCGGTGTCCGAGGCCTACTTCGCCCGGATGCTCGGCCTGCGCTTCATCACCGTCGTGCCGCGGCGCACGTCGAAGGAGAAGGTCGCGCTCATCGAGTTCTACGGCGGCGAGTGCCACTTCGTCGACCAGGCCCCGGCGATGTACCCCGAGGCGGAGCGGCTCGCGGCCGAATGCGGCGGGCACTACCTCGACCAGTTCACCTACGCCGAGCGCGCGACGGACTGGCGCGGCAACAACAACATCGCCGAGTCGGTGTTCGCGCAGATGCGTTCGGAGCGCCACCCGATCCCGGCGTGGATCGTCGTCGGCGCGGGCACGGGCGGCACGAGCGCGACCTTCGGCCGGTACGTCCGCTACAAGCGCCACACGACGAAGGTCTGCGTCGTCGACCCGGAGAACTCGTCGTTCTACGGCGCTTGGGAGACCGGGGCACTGGACTACGGCACCGGCATGCCGTCGCGGATCGAGGGCATCGGGCGGCCGCGCTGCGAGCCGTCCTTCGTGCCGGGCGTCATCGACGAGATGTTCCAGATCCCCGACGCCGGCTCGCTGGCGGCGATCCGGCTGCTGCGCGAGCGGACCGGCCACTGGGCGGGCGGCTCGACCGGCACCAACCTCTACGGCGCGTTCCGGCTCATTTCCCGGATGGTCGAGGACGGCCAGGCGGGCAGCGTCGTGACGCTGCTGTGCGACGGCGGCGAGCGGTACGCGCACACCTACTACAACGACGAGTGGCTGGCCCAGCAGGGCTTGGACCTGGCGCCGCACACGGCGTTGTTCGAGGAGTTCCTGGCGACCGGGAAGTTCGTCCCGGAGAGCTAG
- the menE gene encoding o-succinylbenzoate--CoA ligase, whose amino-acid sequence MLPVHLDGSPEALAALNGAVADALGGGPAVLPFTDPALRDAMAPAEPAEPGTAVVIATSGSTGAPKGVLLSARALTASAEATHTRLGGPGHWLLATPAHYIGGLQVLVRSLLAGTTPVLLTGTGFRPDDFAAAAARLKGGPRYTALVPTQLVRLLDDGGAGLAAAKTFDAIVVGAAATSPALRERAADAGVRIVPAYGMSETASGCVYDGFPLDGVRVDLSGDRIRIAGDVLAHGYRLRPDLTAESFADGWFTTSDRGVRHADGRIEVLGRADDMINTGGVKVSANAIERCLCAQPGVRDACVVGVPDPEWGEAVAALVVSQGEHGDLRAAVRAELGAAATPKRIEFGSELPLRGPGKVDRAAVRTRLRP is encoded by the coding sequence CTGCTCCCGGTCCACCTCGACGGCTCGCCCGAGGCACTCGCCGCTCTGAACGGAGCCGTCGCGGACGCGCTGGGCGGCGGCCCGGCGGTCCTGCCGTTCACCGACCCCGCTCTGCGCGACGCGATGGCGCCGGCCGAGCCCGCCGAACCGGGCACCGCCGTGGTCATCGCCACGTCGGGCTCGACGGGCGCCCCCAAGGGCGTGCTGCTCTCGGCCCGCGCGCTGACCGCGTCCGCCGAGGCGACGCACACGCGCCTCGGCGGGCCGGGGCACTGGCTGCTGGCCACCCCGGCGCACTACATCGGCGGGCTCCAGGTGCTGGTCCGGTCGCTGCTGGCCGGGACGACCCCGGTGCTGCTGACCGGCACCGGCTTCCGGCCGGACGACTTCGCGGCCGCGGCGGCCCGGCTGAAGGGCGGCCCGCGGTACACGGCGCTGGTCCCGACCCAGCTGGTCCGGCTGCTCGACGACGGCGGCGCGGGGCTGGCCGCGGCGAAGACGTTCGACGCGATCGTGGTCGGTGCGGCGGCGACCTCGCCGGCCCTGCGGGAACGCGCCGCGGACGCCGGGGTGCGGATCGTGCCCGCGTACGGCATGAGCGAGACGGCCAGCGGCTGCGTCTACGACGGCTTCCCCCTCGACGGCGTCCGCGTCGACCTCTCCGGTGACCGGATCCGGATCGCCGGGGACGTCCTCGCGCACGGCTACCGGCTCCGGCCGGATCTGACGGCCGAGTCCTTCGCGGACGGCTGGTTCACGACGTCCGACCGCGGGGTCCGGCACGCCGACGGCCGCATCGAGGTCCTCGGCCGGGCCGACGACATGATCAACACCGGTGGCGTGAAGGTGTCGGCGAACGCGATCGAGCGGTGTCTCTGCGCCCAGCCCGGGGTGCGGGACGCCTGCGTGGTCGGGGTACCGGACCCGGAGTGGGGCGAGGCCGTGGCGGCCCTGGTCGTCTCGCAGGGTGAGCACGGCGACCTGCGCGCGGCGGTCCGCGCGGAACTGGGCGCGGCGGCGACGCCGAAACGCATCGAATTCGGCTCCGAGCTGCCGCTGCGCGGGCCGGGGAAGGTCGACCGGGCGGCCGTGCGGACCCGGCTCCGGCCGTAG
- a CDS encoding 1,4-dihydroxy-2-naphthoyl-CoA synthase: MDDARVSELFDPAAWTEVDGFAFTDITYHRSAENRGGKRVVRIAFDRPEVRNAFRPHTVDELYRALDHARMSSDVGCVLLTGNGPSPKDGGWAFCSGGDQRIRGRSGYQYASGETSDTVDPARAGRLHILECQRLIRFMPKPVIAVVPGWAAGGGHSLHVVCDLTLASAEHAKFKQTDADVGSFDGGYGSAYLAKMVGQKFAREIFFLGREYSAEQMHHMGAVNAVVPHADLEKEALTWAWEITRKSPTAQRMLKYAFNLTDDGLVGQQLFAGETTRLAYMQDEAVEGRDAFLQKRDPDFKDVPYYY; the protein is encoded by the coding sequence GTGGATGACGCCCGAGTTTCCGAGCTGTTCGATCCGGCCGCGTGGACCGAGGTCGACGGTTTCGCCTTCACCGACATCACCTACCACCGTTCCGCCGAGAACCGCGGTGGCAAACGCGTGGTGCGCATCGCGTTCGACCGTCCGGAGGTTCGCAACGCCTTCCGGCCGCACACCGTCGACGAGCTCTACCGGGCGCTGGATCACGCCCGGATGAGCTCGGACGTCGGCTGCGTCCTGCTCACCGGGAACGGCCCGTCGCCGAAGGACGGCGGGTGGGCGTTCTGCTCCGGTGGTGACCAGCGTATTCGCGGACGCTCCGGGTATCAGTACGCGAGCGGGGAGACCTCCGACACGGTGGACCCCGCACGGGCCGGCCGGCTGCACATCCTCGAGTGCCAGCGGCTGATCCGGTTCATGCCGAAACCGGTGATCGCGGTGGTGCCGGGCTGGGCCGCGGGCGGCGGGCACTCCCTGCACGTGGTGTGCGATCTCACGCTCGCCTCGGCCGAGCACGCGAAGTTCAAGCAGACCGACGCCGACGTCGGCTCGTTCGACGGCGGCTACGGCTCGGCCTACCTGGCGAAGATGGTCGGGCAGAAGTTCGCCAGGGAGATCTTCTTCCTCGGCCGCGAGTACTCCGCCGAGCAGATGCACCACATGGGGGCGGTGAACGCCGTGGTCCCGCACGCCGACCTGGAAAAAGAGGCCTTGACCTGGGCGTGGGAGATCACGCGCAAGTCGCCGACGGCGCAGCGGATGCTGAAGTACGCGTTCAACCTCACCGACGACGGCCTGGTCGGCCAGCAGCTGTTCGCCGGGGAAACCACCCGGTTGGCCTACATGCAGGACGAGGCCGTCGAAGGCCGTGACGCCTTCCTCCAGAAGCGCGACCCCGACTTCAAGGACGTCCCCTATTACTACTGA
- a CDS encoding 1,4-dihydroxy-2-naphthoate polyprenyltransferase — protein sequence MASLSEWIEGARPRTLPNAVAPVVAGVGAAIALDAFSWWRSALALLVSLSLIVGVNYANDYSDGIRGTDENRVGPLRLVGSGVAAPKAVLTAALISLGLAGVLGLVLVAVSGHWWLLGMGALCILGAWFYTGGKKPYGYYGFGEIAVFVFFGLAGVLGTVYVQAGRVSWAALACAVAVGCFSTAVLTANNLRDIPTDVEAGKRTLATRLGDQGTRRLYLALVAVPFALAVVLPFTTHSLAGLPLLSAPLLIQSVSAIRHDATGRDLIPALRDTGLAMLAWAVLAAVGLNL from the coding sequence ATGGCGAGCTTGAGCGAGTGGATCGAAGGGGCCCGGCCGCGGACGCTGCCCAACGCGGTGGCGCCGGTGGTGGCGGGCGTCGGCGCGGCGATCGCGCTGGACGCGTTCTCGTGGTGGCGTTCGGCGCTGGCGCTGCTGGTCTCCCTCTCGCTGATCGTCGGCGTCAACTACGCCAACGACTACTCCGACGGCATCCGCGGCACGGACGAAAACCGCGTCGGCCCGCTCCGGCTGGTCGGCTCCGGTGTCGCCGCCCCGAAAGCCGTGCTCACCGCCGCGCTGATCTCCCTGGGCCTCGCCGGCGTGCTGGGGCTGGTCCTCGTGGCCGTCAGCGGGCACTGGTGGCTGCTGGGGATGGGTGCGCTGTGCATCCTCGGCGCGTGGTTCTACACCGGCGGCAAGAAGCCCTACGGCTACTACGGCTTCGGCGAGATCGCGGTCTTCGTGTTCTTCGGCCTGGCCGGCGTCCTCGGCACGGTGTACGTCCAGGCGGGCCGGGTGAGCTGGGCGGCGCTGGCGTGCGCGGTCGCGGTCGGCTGCTTCTCGACGGCGGTCCTGACGGCCAACAACCTGCGTGACATCCCGACCGACGTCGAAGCGGGCAAGCGCACCCTCGCGACGCGCCTCGGCGACCAAGGCACCCGCCGCCTGTACCTGGCGCTGGTGGCGGTGCCGTTCGCGCTCGCCGTGGTCCTGCCGTTCACCACGCATTCGCTCGCCGGGCTTCCCCTGCTCAGCGCCCCGCTGCTGATCCAGTCCGTGAGCGCGATCCGCCACGACGCGACCGGCCGCGACCTGATCCCCGCCCTGCGCGACACCGGGCTCGCGATGCTGGCGTGGGCGGTGCTGGCCGCGGTCGGCCTGAACCTCTAG